In Pantoea cypripedii, the following proteins share a genomic window:
- a CDS encoding PTS fructose transporter subunit IIB, whose product MNIVCVAACTAGIAHTYIAREKLIKGAHALGHTIHVETQGTIGTETELTSEAIAAADVVILAVDVKIKGEERFQGKPIVRVKTEVVIKSPVKFLEKVADSLARA is encoded by the coding sequence ATGAACATCGTCTGTGTAGCGGCCTGCACGGCAGGCATCGCGCATACCTACATCGCGCGGGAAAAACTGATAAAGGGTGCCCATGCACTGGGCCACACCATCCACGTCGAAACGCAGGGCACCATCGGCACCGAAACGGAACTCACCAGCGAAGCGATCGCCGCTGCGGATGTGGTGATCCTCGCGGTTGACGTGAAGATCAAAGGTGAAGAGCGTTTCCAGGGCAAACCTATCGTGAGGGTGAAAACCGAAGTGGTGATCAAGTCACCGGTGAAATTCCTCGAAAAAGTGGCGGATTCACTGGCGCGCGCCTGA
- a CDS encoding BglG family transcription antiterminator encodes MQILTSRQHRLVKLLLQQAAPQPLKQLAQQLGVSEKTIYRDLQWLEAWLSNWTMVLEKTPGRGVRLRVDDIQQRLQLEQQLNGDDNSDALSHNSRRVKIASQLLSDAPRETSISKLSERYFISHASIVNDLKVIEEWLQPLGLTLARGPGGTHIEGNEQTLRQAMVSLINDVMQQNVAGTPLLPRLDPGSQQALVHYFGDEDVAFVQALLLQMEQQLSYPLGDAWYLNLCTHILIMMHRMAQGNALALQTTLAAQDLDKRILTIAQQMVSQIEARIGCALPADEVGFIYQYIVSSGIVVEERGDHAPLHNQFSTAESVKITCELIDRFSALIQQDLSQDRLLFDGLLVHIKPLLNRLKYHIHIRNPLLEDIQQEMKEIFFLTQQAMQLTANAYDLSPVADDEIGYLCVHFQAALERQIAHKRILVVCSSGVGTSHLLKSRILRAFPDWEIAGVVSASNHAAFCQREAVDLVITTIHLAAGAIPSVYVSAFFNDDDIRRVTDAMIGSQLPHRANDALAEH; translated from the coding sequence ATGCAAATACTGACTTCGCGACAACACCGATTAGTAAAACTGCTGCTGCAACAGGCCGCACCTCAGCCGTTAAAGCAACTGGCGCAGCAGCTCGGCGTATCAGAAAAAACCATCTACCGCGACCTGCAATGGCTGGAAGCCTGGCTCAGTAACTGGACCATGGTGCTGGAGAAAACCCCAGGGCGCGGCGTGCGGTTGCGGGTTGATGATATCCAGCAGCGCCTGCAACTGGAGCAGCAACTGAACGGGGATGACAACAGCGATGCCCTGAGTCACAACAGCCGCCGGGTAAAAATTGCTTCTCAGTTGCTGAGTGACGCACCGCGTGAAACCTCGATCAGCAAGCTGTCAGAGCGTTACTTTATCAGCCACGCCTCGATCGTGAATGACCTGAAAGTGATTGAAGAGTGGCTGCAACCGCTGGGATTAACACTGGCGCGCGGCCCCGGCGGCACGCACATTGAAGGCAATGAACAGACGCTGCGCCAGGCGATGGTGTCGCTGATTAATGATGTGATGCAGCAAAACGTGGCGGGCACACCGCTACTGCCCCGGCTCGATCCCGGTAGCCAGCAGGCGCTGGTGCATTACTTCGGTGACGAGGATGTGGCTTTTGTGCAGGCGCTGCTGTTACAGATGGAGCAGCAGCTGAGTTATCCGCTGGGTGATGCCTGGTATCTCAATCTGTGCACTCACATCTTAATCATGATGCATCGCATGGCGCAGGGTAACGCGCTGGCCTTACAGACCACGCTTGCCGCGCAGGACCTGGATAAACGCATCCTGACCATTGCGCAGCAGATGGTCAGCCAGATTGAAGCACGCATCGGCTGTGCGCTTCCGGCGGATGAGGTGGGATTTATTTATCAATATATTGTCTCGTCCGGCATTGTGGTGGAAGAACGCGGTGATCATGCGCCGCTGCATAATCAATTTTCCACTGCGGAATCGGTCAAAATAACCTGTGAATTAATCGATCGTTTCTCGGCATTAATTCAGCAGGATTTATCTCAGGACCGCTTATTATTCGACGGATTACTGGTGCATATTAAGCCGTTATTAAATCGCCTTAAATATCACATCCATATTCGTAATCCGCTGCTGGAAGATATTCAGCAGGAGATGAAAGAAATATTTTTCCTGACGCAACAGGCGATGCAATTGACGGCGAACGCTTACGATCTTTCACCAGTAGCAGATGATGAAATTGGTTACCTTTGCGTCCATTTTCAGGCGGCGCTGGAGCGGCAGATTGCCCACAAACGCATTCTGGTGGTGTGCTCCAGCGGCGTCGGCACCTCACATCTGCTGAAAAGTCGGATTCTGCGCGCCTTCCCGGATTGGGAAATCGCCGGGGTGGTATCGGCGAGTAATCACGCCGCCTTTTGCCAGCGTGAAGCGGTGGACCTGGTGATTACCACCATTCACCTCGCCGCCGGAGCCATTCCCAGCGTGTATGTCAGTGCATTTTTTAACGATGACGATATCCGGCGGGTGACTGACGCCATGATTGGCAGCCAGCTGCCGCACCGGGCGAATGACGCCCTGGCTGAACATTAA
- the parC gene encoding DNA topoisomerase IV subunit A has protein sequence MSELTQDGAERLALHKFTENAYLNYSMYVIMDRALPYIGDGLKPVQRRIVYAMSELGLNASAKFKKSARTVGDVLGKYHPHGDSACYEAMVLMAQPFSYRYPLVDGQGNWGAPDDPKSFAAMRYTESRLSKYAEILLSELGQGTVDYTPNFDGTLQEPKMLPARLPNILLNGTTGIAVGMATDIPPHNVREVAQAAITLIEKPNTTLDELLDIVHGPDFPTEAEIITPRDEIRKIYQNGRGSIRQRAIWKKEDGEAVITALPHQVSGARVLEQIAAQMRNKKLPMVEDLRDESDHENPTRLVIVPRSNRVDLDQVMNHLFATTDLEKSYRVNLNMIGLDNRPAVKNLLEIISEWLVYRRDTVTRRLNYRLDRVLRRLHILEGLLVAFLNIDEVIHIIRSEDEPKAVLMSRFDISETQAEAILELKLRHLAKLEEMKIRGEQAELEKERDQLQAILASERKMSNLLKKELQADSQTYGDDRRSPLREREEAKALSENDLVSAEPVTIVLSQMGWVRSAKGHDIDPSGLSYKAGDNYLAAARGKSNQPVAFIDSTGRSYTLDPTSLPSARGQGEPLTGKLTPPPGAVMEQVLMEPDEQKLLMASDAGYGFICTFADLVSRNRSGKALLTLPENAKVMTPMAVNHEDDMLLAITQAGRMLMFPVGELPQMSKGKGNKIISIPSAEAAAGADKLAWLLILPSGSAITLHVGKRKMVLRSEELQKFRADRGRRGTLLPRGLQRIDRVELDAPTRQGGESEE, from the coding sequence ATGAGCGAATTGACGCAGGATGGTGCAGAGCGTCTTGCCCTGCACAAATTTACAGAAAACGCGTACCTGAATTACTCGATGTACGTGATTATGGACCGCGCGCTGCCGTATATCGGTGATGGCCTCAAGCCAGTACAGCGCCGCATCGTCTATGCGATGTCCGAGCTGGGCCTGAATGCCAGCGCCAAATTTAAGAAATCGGCGCGTACCGTGGGTGACGTGCTGGGTAAATACCATCCGCATGGCGACAGCGCCTGTTATGAAGCGATGGTGCTGATGGCGCAGCCGTTCTCTTACCGCTACCCGCTGGTGGATGGTCAGGGCAACTGGGGTGCACCGGATGATCCGAAATCCTTTGCGGCGATGCGTTATACCGAGTCGCGCCTGTCGAAGTATGCCGAAATTCTGCTCAGCGAGCTGGGTCAGGGAACGGTGGATTACACCCCCAACTTTGACGGCACGTTGCAGGAACCGAAAATGTTACCGGCGCGTCTGCCGAATATCCTGCTGAACGGCACCACCGGCATCGCCGTGGGTATGGCGACCGATATTCCTCCGCACAACGTGCGTGAAGTGGCGCAGGCGGCGATCACCCTGATCGAAAAGCCGAACACCACGCTGGATGAACTGCTGGATATCGTGCACGGGCCGGATTTCCCGACCGAAGCGGAGATCATCACCCCGCGTGATGAGATCCGTAAGATTTACCAGAACGGTCGCGGTTCTATCCGCCAGCGCGCGATCTGGAAAAAAGAAGACGGTGAAGCAGTGATCACCGCGCTGCCGCATCAGGTATCCGGTGCTCGTGTGCTGGAACAGATCGCCGCGCAGATGCGCAATAAAAAGCTGCCGATGGTGGAGGACTTGCGTGATGAATCCGATCACGAAAACCCCACCCGTCTGGTGATTGTGCCGCGTTCGAACCGTGTCGATCTGGATCAGGTGATGAATCATCTGTTTGCCACCACCGACCTGGAAAAAAGTTACCGCGTTAACCTCAACATGATCGGTCTGGATAACCGTCCGGCGGTGAAAAACCTGCTGGAGATTATCTCCGAATGGCTGGTGTATCGCCGCGATACCGTGACGCGTCGTCTGAATTACCGTCTGGATCGCGTACTGCGTCGCCTGCATATCCTCGAAGGTTTGCTGGTAGCGTTCCTCAATATTGATGAAGTGATTCACATCATCCGTAGCGAGGATGAGCCGAAAGCGGTGCTGATGTCGCGTTTTGACATCAGCGAGACCCAGGCTGAAGCGATTCTGGAATTAAAACTGCGTCACCTCGCTAAACTCGAAGAGATGAAGATTCGCGGTGAGCAGGCCGAGCTGGAAAAAGAGCGTGACCAGTTGCAGGCGATTCTTGCCTCCGAGCGCAAGATGAGCAACCTGCTGAAGAAAGAATTGCAGGCGGATAGCCAGACCTATGGTGACGATCGCCGTTCACCGTTGCGTGAGCGCGAAGAAGCCAAAGCGCTGAGCGAGAATGATCTGGTGAGCGCCGAGCCGGTCACCATCGTGCTGTCACAGATGGGCTGGGTACGTAGCGCCAAGGGGCACGACATTGATCCTTCCGGCCTTAGCTATAAGGCAGGGGACAACTATCTGGCTGCCGCACGCGGTAAGAGCAACCAGCCGGTGGCCTTTATCGACTCCACCGGGCGCAGCTATACTCTCGACCCAACCTCGCTGCCGTCGGCGCGTGGTCAGGGCGAACCGCTGACCGGTAAGCTGACGCCACCGCCAGGCGCGGTGATGGAACAGGTGCTGATGGAGCCGGATGAGCAGAAACTGCTGATGGCTTCTGACGCCGGTTACGGCTTTATCTGTACCTTTGCTGACCTGGTATCGCGTAACCGTTCAGGTAAAGCGCTGCTGACCTTGCCGGAAAACGCCAAAGTGATGACGCCGATGGCGGTCAATCATGAAGATGACATGCTGCTGGCGATTACTCAGGCCGGGCGTATGCTGATGTTCCCGGTCGGTGAACTGCCGCAAATGTCGAAAGGCAAGGGTAACAAGATCATCTCGATTCCTTCCGCTGAGGCTGCGGCAGGGGCAGATAAACTGGCGTGGTTGCTGATCCTGCCATCGGGCAGTGCCATCACTCTGCATGTCGGCAAGCGTAAGATGGTGCTGCGTAGCGAAGAGTTGCAGAAGTTCCGCGCTGACCGTGGTCGTCGTGGTACCTTGCTGCCGCGTGGTCTGCAACGTATCGACCGCGTCGAGCTGGATGCCCCAACGCGCCAGGGCGGCGAGAGTGAAGAGTAA
- a CDS encoding PTS sugar transporter subunit IIA, giving the protein MDISRILTPRRVNLALTSTSKEAVINELTELLYQDGAISDREAFIADVWLREAEGSTGFENHIAIPHGKSAAVRQTTLAIGRTQQDIPWETLDGSQVRCIILFAVRLEDQNTTHIRLLSQVASALADDEVIAQLLVENDPGNIIRLFSQYAETDLC; this is encoded by the coding sequence ATGGATATTTCCCGCATTCTGACGCCGCGCCGCGTCAATCTGGCCCTGACTTCCACCAGCAAAGAAGCAGTGATTAACGAACTCACCGAGTTGCTTTATCAGGACGGTGCCATCAGCGATCGCGAAGCCTTTATCGCCGATGTCTGGCTGCGTGAAGCGGAAGGCTCCACCGGCTTTGAAAACCATATCGCCATTCCCCACGGCAAATCAGCGGCCGTGCGGCAAACCACGTTAGCCATTGGGCGTACCCAGCAGGATATCCCCTGGGAAACGCTGGATGGCAGCCAGGTGCGCTGCATCATCCTGTTCGCAGTGCGACTGGAAGATCAGAACACCACCCACATTCGCCTGTTGTCGCAGGTGGCCAGCGCGCTGGCCGATGATGAGGTGATTGCCCAACTGCTGGTGGAAAACGACCCCGGCAATATCATCCGGCTGTTTAGTCAGTACGCCGAAACCGACCTCTGTTAA